Proteins encoded in a region of the Campylobacter showae CSUNSWCD genome:
- a CDS encoding IS110 family transposase: protein MKKVFFVGADVSRDKIDFCFLTPVENTRPKFVSLPNDTDTIKAYFQSFIKDDIFIVFEHTNNYHVPLQSALTDLNIKHSALNPAKISHFLKHLTYQKSDVTDAYGLALYCRIFKSDLNPSTYNHEYNLIKSYNSTILLLSKIQTQLKNFKKSQDFVADTELSEIIKSLTFHVQKTQEKIKLLAFEILKSFVPNCEQIIKDNKGFGIDLALNLFPQLHFNRAKSEKQFISFLGLSPRIYESGSSVHKSPKINKRGSPAIRRILFLNAISCARFNDKFKQRYENLVSKGKKKKVALVAVMCAIVRYLKSLFPLNESYINENLYHARTS, encoded by the coding sequence ATGAAAAAAGTTTTCTTTGTCGGTGCTGATGTTTCAAGAGATAAAATCGATTTTTGCTTTTTAACTCCCGTTGAAAATACAAGGCCTAAATTTGTGTCGCTTCCTAACGATACGGATACGATTAAAGCTTATTTTCAATCTTTTATCAAAGATGATATTTTTATCGTTTTTGAGCATACAAATAACTATCACGTGCCGCTACAATCTGCTTTAACTGATTTAAATATAAAACACAGCGCGCTAAATCCTGCTAAAATTTCCCACTTTTTAAAGCATTTAACTTATCAAAAATCAGACGTTACGGATGCTTACGGCTTGGCTTTATATTGCCGTATATTCAAATCCGATTTAAACCCTAGCACGTATAATCACGAATACAATTTAATCAAAAGCTACAATTCTACAATACTGCTTTTATCAAAAATTCAAACACAGCTTAAAAATTTTAAAAAATCACAGGACTTTGTAGCCGATACGGAGCTATCCGAAATAATCAAATCTCTAACGTTTCACGTTCAAAAAACACAGGAAAAAATAAAGCTCCTAGCCTTTGAAATTTTAAAAAGTTTTGTTCCAAACTGTGAGCAAATTATCAAAGATAATAAAGGTTTCGGTATTGACCTAGCTTTAAATTTATTTCCTCAGCTTCATTTTAACCGCGCAAAATCGGAAAAGCAATTTATTTCATTTCTTGGCTTAAGCCCTCGCATATATGAAAGCGGTTCGAGCGTGCATAAGTCGCCAAAAATAAATAAGCGTGGTAGTCCTGCAATAAGGCGCATATTATTTTTAAATGCTATTTCTTGTGCTCGTTTTAACGATAAATTTAAGCAAAGATACGAAAACCTAGTAAGTAAAGGCAAAAAGAAAAAAGTTGCGCTAGTTGCCGTAATGTGTGCAATCGTGCGCTATTTAAAATCTTTGTTTCCATTAAATGAGAGTTATATCAATGAAAATTTATATCAC